Proteins from a single region of Bactrocera neohumeralis isolate Rockhampton unplaced genomic scaffold, APGP_CSIRO_Bneo_wtdbg2-racon-allhic-juicebox.fasta_v2 cluster10, whole genome shotgun sequence:
- the LOC126765238 gene encoding tigger transposable element-derived protein 1-like, whose translation MEKALVIWIEDKSQKRIPVDGLAIKQTALRIYKRIQEIDPDTSSQSKQHAFSASTGWMTGFLKRHALHNIKIKGETASADELAAKEFPEKLKKIIEDGEYTPDQVWNLDESGLFWKRMPRRTYVAKSQKTAGGFKVAKDRITLLFCSNASGERILKPLLVHRALRPRSMKSVDFNKLPVHWMANKKAWVTSAIFTEWFQKHFIPEVRRYMKEKCLEFKVLLILDNAPGHPVLEHPNVQFCFLPPNTTSLIQPLDQGIIATFKTYYIRSSFHYVVEKLDNYEESSVIDEWKKFSIMDCINQVKIALDLLKPSTLNSCWKNIWPECVKCKDPVIDNNAELADIITMANAIGGDGFDDLSLADVEELLVDESLSENEIIEFTLETRYDKEHSDSDERDRPILKASLIKEGLDLATKLGSHFEQHDHDEERAAKFQRELKSLMASYREVYNGLTRNKTQSKITDFVQKSTDVPTQSARNDNDQQNHSSDGSDIVVFRKRLRLLSDSDNK comes from the coding sequence ATGGAAAAAGCTTTGGTAATCTGGATAGAAGACAAATCCCAAAAGAGAATACCAGTAGACGGACTTGCTATCAAGCAGACAGCATTAAGAATCTATAAACGTATCCAGGAAATTGATCCAGATACATCATCTCAGTCAAAACAACATGCATTTTCCGCAAGTACTGGTTGGATGACTGGTTTTTTAAAAAGACACGCTCTccacaatataaaaattaagggaGAAACTGCATCCGCTGATGAATTGGCTGCTAAAGAATTTcccgaaaaactaaaaaaaattattgaagatggAGAATATACTCCAGACCAAGTTTGGAATTTAGATGAAAGCGGCCTTTTTTGGAAGAGAATGCCTAGAAGAACTTATGTAGCAAAATCGCAGAAAACAGCCGGTGGTTTTAAAGTAGCAAAGGACCGTATTACGTTGTTGTTTTGTTCCAATGCTTCAGGAGAACGTATTCTTAAGCCACTCCTAGTACATCGTGCCTTAAGACCACGTTCCATGAAAAGTGTAGATTTCAATAAATTGCCTGTACACTGGATGGCGAACAAAAAGGCTTGGGTAACCAGTGCAATTTTCACAGAGTGGTTTCAGAAGCACTTCATCCCAGAAGTTAGGCGCTACATGAAAGAAAAATGTCTCGAATTTAAAGTTCTTTTGATTCTAGACAATGCACCAGGCCATCCAGTTTTGGAGCACCCAAAcgtacaattttgttttttgccgcCTAATACCACTTCCCTTATACAGCCACTAGACCAGGGGATAATTGCTACGTTTAAAACGTATTACATAAGAAGTTCATTTCATTATGTTGTAGAAAAACTTGATAATTATGAGGAATCATCAGTCATAGatgaatggaaaaaattttctataatggACTGCATTAATCAAGTCAAGATCGCGTTAGATTTATTAAAGCCATCAACTTTGAACTCgtgttggaaaaatatttggcCAGAAtgcgtaaaatgcaaagatccTGTTATCGATAATAACGCTGAACTTGCTGATATAATAACAATGGCCAATGCAATCGGTGGGGATGGATTCGATGACCTATCGTTAGCAGATGTAGAAGAATTGTTGGTAGATGAAAGCTTGAGCGAAAATGAAATTATCGAATTCACCCTTGAGACTCGTTATGATAAAGAACATAGTGACAGTGACGAAAGAgatcgtccaattttgaaaGCATCTCTAATTAAAGAAGGTCTTGATCTCGCTACAAAATTAGGTAGTCATTTTGAACAACATGATCATGACGAGGAACGAGCTGCCAAATTTCAACGTGAACTGAAATCATTAATGGCATCTTACAGGGAAGTTTATAATGGGTTAACGCGAAATAAAACTCAATCTAAGATAACTGATTTCGTTCAAAAATCTACTGATGTCCCAACACAGTCGGCTAGAAATGATAATGATCAACAAAATCATTCCAGTGATGGCAGTGATATTGTAGTCTTTCGCAAACGTTTACGTTTATTATCAGACAgtgacaataaataa